One region of Campylobacter magnus genomic DNA includes:
- the gyrA gene encoding DNA gyrase subunit A has translation MLENSDIQITSIEDSIKASYLDYSMSVIIGRALPDARDGLKPVHRRILHAMNEMHLGKSAKYKKSAAIVGEVLGKYHPHGDTAVYDALVRLAQDFSMRIPVVDGQGNFGSIDGDGAAAMRYTEARMTALTEELLKDIDKDTVDFIPNYDDSQSEPDVLPARVPHLLLNGSSGIAVGMATNIPPHSLDELIDGLLVVLEDKEASLEAVMEHIKGPDFPTGGTIFGKKGIIDAYRTGRGRIKLRAKTHIEKKPNKDVIVVDELPYQVNKAKLIETIAELAKEKSIEGIAEVRDESDREGIRMVIELKRDAMSEIVLNNLYKSTQLEITFGVIMLAINNKEPKIFTLLELLKLFLHHRKTVIIRRTIYDLQEARKRAHILEGLKIALDNIDEVIALIRTSPDYDSAKAGLMSQFALSEAQSKAILDMRLSKLTGLEREKLEAELDGLMKLIAELESILKSEEKIENIIKDELLDIKEKFKCPRKTEIVDDYDDIDIEDLVPNENMVVTITHRGYIKRVPSKQYEKQARGGKGKVAVTTYDDDFIESFFTCMSHDTLMFVTDKGQLYWLKVYKIPEGSRTAKGKAVVNLISLQDDEKIMAIIPTSDFAPNKSLAFFTKNGIVKRTNLSEYKNIRSIGVRAIKLDENDELVTALIVENEEGEIVPSIDGEENASLDISLENEDLGANPDEILGEVLGEQNSDEPSKMILIVTRKGMCVKFRLNKIRQMGRVSRGVKGISFKEKNDSVVGAAFIESNDQEILSVGELGIGKRTTADEYRLTNRGGKGVICMKLNDKTGDLIGVVMVDERMDLMALTTSGKMIRVDMQSIRKAGRNTSGVKVVNVDGEKVVSIASCPKESEEESLDFDSPASEQESQDFDSPASEQDTQE, from the coding sequence ATGCTAGAAAACAGCGATATACAAATCACCAGCATAGAAGACTCTATAAAAGCTAGTTATCTTGATTATTCAATGAGCGTAATTATAGGCCGCGCTTTGCCAGATGCCAGAGATGGCTTAAAGCCTGTTCATAGGCGTATTTTACACGCTATGAACGAAATGCACCTAGGCAAAAGCGCAAAATACAAAAAATCAGCCGCTATCGTAGGTGAGGTTCTAGGTAAATACCACCCACACGGCGACACAGCAGTTTATGACGCTCTTGTGCGCCTAGCGCAAGACTTCTCTATGCGAATTCCAGTAGTAGATGGGCAGGGAAACTTCGGCTCTATTGACGGAGATGGCGCAGCAGCTATGCGCTACACCGAGGCTAGAATGACAGCTTTAACTGAAGAGCTTTTAAAAGACATTGATAAAGACACAGTAGATTTTATCCCAAACTACGATGATAGCCAAAGCGAGCCAGATGTACTCCCAGCGCGTGTGCCGCACCTACTACTAAATGGCTCAAGCGGTATTGCTGTCGGCATGGCTACAAATATCCCACCACACAGCTTAGATGAGCTAATTGATGGACTTTTAGTCGTATTAGAGGATAAAGAAGCTAGCCTAGAGGCTGTAATGGAGCATATAAAAGGCCCTGATTTTCCAACAGGTGGAACGATATTTGGCAAAAAAGGCATAATCGATGCTTACCGCACAGGCAGAGGCCGCATAAAGCTAAGAGCCAAAACTCACATAGAAAAAAAGCCAAATAAAGATGTAATAGTAGTAGATGAACTACCTTATCAAGTAAATAAAGCAAAGCTTATTGAAACCATAGCCGAACTAGCCAAAGAAAAAAGCATTGAAGGCATAGCAGAAGTGCGTGATGAGAGCGATAGAGAAGGAATTCGCATGGTAATCGAGCTAAAACGAGATGCTATGAGCGAAATCGTGCTAAACAACCTATATAAAAGCACGCAACTAGAAATCACCTTTGGCGTGATAATGCTAGCGATAAATAACAAAGAACCAAAGATTTTTACACTTTTAGAGCTTTTAAAGCTATTTTTGCACCACAGAAAAACCGTCATCATCCGCAGGACTATATACGACCTTCAAGAAGCTCGCAAAAGAGCCCATATCCTAGAAGGTCTTAAAATCGCCCTTGATAACATAGATGAGGTAATCGCACTAATCCGCACTAGCCCTGATTATGATAGCGCAAAAGCAGGGCTAATGAGCCAGTTTGCCCTAAGCGAGGCGCAGAGCAAAGCAATACTTGATATGCGCTTAAGCAAGCTTACAGGCTTAGAGCGTGAAAAACTAGAAGCCGAGCTAGATGGGCTAATGAAGCTAATCGCTGAGCTAGAAAGCATACTAAAAAGCGAAGAAAAAATCGAAAATATCATAAAAGACGAGCTACTTGATATAAAAGAGAAGTTCAAATGCCCTCGCAAGACTGAAATCGTAGATGACTACGATGATATAGATATAGAAGATCTAGTGCCAAATGAAAACATGGTAGTAACCATAACTCACAGAGGATATATCAAGCGTGTGCCAAGCAAGCAGTATGAAAAGCAAGCCAGAGGTGGCAAAGGTAAGGTCGCAGTTACTACCTACGATGATGATTTTATCGAGAGTTTTTTTACTTGTATGAGTCATGATACGCTGATGTTTGTCACTGACAAAGGTCAATTATACTGGCTAAAGGTCTATAAAATCCCAGAGGGCAGCCGCACCGCAAAAGGCAAAGCCGTAGTAAATCTAATAAGCCTACAAGATGATGAAAAAATCATGGCTATCATCCCTACAAGCGATTTTGCGCCAAATAAATCACTAGCATTTTTCACCAAAAACGGCATAGTAAAACGCACAAATCTAAGCGAGTATAAAAACATCCGCTCAATCGGTGTGCGTGCAATTAAACTTGATGAAAATGACGAGCTAGTAACTGCGCTCATAGTAGAAAACGAAGAGGGAGAAATAGTGCCTAGCATAGATGGAGAGGAAAACGCTAGTCTAGATATTAGCTTAGAAAACGAAGATCTAGGCGCCAATCCAGACGAGATACTAGGCGAGGTGCTAGGCGAGCAAAATAGCGATGAGCCTAGCAAAATGATCCTAATCGTAACTCGCAAAGGTATGTGCGTGAAATTTCGCCTAAATAAAATCCGCCAAATGGGCCGCGTAAGCCGTGGCGTAAAAGGCATAAGCTTCAAAGAAAAAAATGATAGCGTCGTAGGCGCTGCCTTTATAGAAAGCAACGACCAAGAAATCCTAAGCGTAGGCGAGCTTGGAATTGGTAAGCGTACCACAGCCGATGAATACCGCCTAACAAACCGTGGCGGCAAGGGCGTAATCTGCATGAAGCTAAATGACAAAACCGGCGACCTAATAGGCGTTGTAATGGTAGATGAGCGTATGGATCTCATGGCACTTACCACAAGCGGCAAGATGATAAGGGTAGATATGCAAAGCATACGCAAAGCCGGTCGCAACACCAGCGGCGTAAAAGTCGTAAATGTAGATGGCGAAAAAGTAGTCTCAATCGCTAGTTGCCCAAAAGAAAGCGAAGAAGAAAGTCTAGACTTTGATAGCCCAGCCAGCGAACAAGAGAGCCAAGACTTTGATAGCCCAGCCAGCGAGCAAGACACGCAAGAGTGA